A stretch of Octopus sinensis unplaced genomic scaffold, ASM634580v1 Contig18731, whole genome shotgun sequence DNA encodes these proteins:
- the LOC115231549 gene encoding uncharacterized protein LOC115231549, whose translation MATYKSSSIWLGNGNNSPRNEGLACFLQDLNIFFFSEELVSRCPHCKAAKKTVDHLATRCERMLYLDYTRRHNEGVRCLHLHFCRLYGLKNQKRLKTHSVQEVISNERVEVRVDTRIETDSTVRYNKPDLLVYDKKENVIWIVEVGVTSQDNLQRVELEKLRKYDLLANELSLIHKAKVNIIPVVLAWDGIVSKYFKKYLDSIRVREHLIAYMQSIALKRTMESTVLDFRSGLSQMDYEARVEEVLSIYEEANGIGDQEIAVRRLVEDAYHVPFLDGSKRVKIDESVNPGMIDREDSGARRVDSEG comes from the coding sequence ATGGCTACATACAAGTCCTCATCTATATGGCTTGGAAATGGAAATAACTCACCGCGCAATGAAGGATTGGCATGTTTTCTTCAGgatctgaatattttctttttcagcgAAGAACTGGTCTCAAGGTGCCCTCATTGTAAAGCGGCGAAGAAAACAGTGGATCATCTGGCCACTAGATGTGAACGTATGCTGTATCTTGACTACACGAGACGTCATAATGAAGGTGTACGCTGTTTACATCTCCATTTTTGTCGTCTTTATGGATTGAAGAATCAGAAAAGGTTGAAGACACATTCAGTGCAGGAGGTTATATCGAATGAAAGAGTTGAGGTACGGGTGGACACTCGAATCGAGACTGATTCTACCGTTCGTTATAACAAACCTGATTTATTGGTATATGATAAAAAAGAGAACGTAATTTGGATTGTGGAAGTGGGAGTTACTTCTCAAGATAATTTACAGCGAGTAGAACTTGAAAAGTTAAGAAAATATGATTTGCTCGCTAATGAATTATCCCTGATTCACAAGGCCAAAGTGAATATAATTCCTGTTGTCCTTGCATGGGATggcattgtgtctaaatattttaaaaaatatttggactCGATCAGAGTGAGGGAACATCTGATTGCTTATATGCAATCAATCGCGCTTAAGCGTACGATGGAGAGCACTGTGCTGGACTTTCGGAGTGGTCTTTCGCAAATGGATTATGAAGCCCGGGTTGAGGAGGTACTCTCAATATACGAGGAAGCTAACGGGATCGGTGACCAAGAGATCGCGGTGCGTCGACTCGTCGAGGATGCCTACCATGTTCCTTTTCTGGATGGTTCGAAACGAGTTAAAATTGACGAAAGTGTGAACCCTGGGATGATAGATCGGGAAGATAGTGGAGCTCGTAGAGTGGACTCCGAAGGCTGA